The Mauremys reevesii isolate NIE-2019 linkage group 3, ASM1616193v1, whole genome shotgun sequence genomic sequence ATCAACTTTTCTCTtagggtagacaaggccttaggcaATGCTCACTTAGTTTTAGCTATAGACTAAGAACTAAATCATGCTTTACTCTGTACATCCACAGCTAAACTGTGAGCTCATCAGCCTTCATCCTACATCACTACTATGCAGTAGTGAATATCACATTCTCTTATTTGATTTGTGAATTCCTCATATATTAAAGCAGTGCAAAAATCCAATATGTACCTCAAAGTTAGAAAATCCCTCACTATAACAGTTCAAATGCTGTAGGTAGACATTGCAGATGTTAAATATAAACCTGTATTCAGAATTTTCAGGTGTTTGTTGTACCTGTTCTATAAAGTTCTTCTGCTACATAAATACCCTCTCTCAAAGTCACTCCTCCAGGAACTGGGGTGCCTGTAGCTGGTGTCAGAGAGGGATCCAAGCCATCAACATCAAAACTTAGGTGAATTGGTCTCTTCTTACTTTATTGGtggaaaacaagaaaataaaattaaacacataTGTTCAGAAAAACTGTAAAGTGGTCCTGTGAAAATATTCTTCACAAACAATGGAAAAACCTACGCCCCCTGATTGAGGCTTCTTGAATCCTACTTAGAAAACATTTGTGCCACATAAAGAAGTTAAGGAATGACATACTGCCTTGGATGGCAGCACAGTGAAGCAAGGAACAGATTGTAAATTGGCTCCATgtttgtcacagaagtcatggattccatgacttctgtgacttctgcagtggctggtgctggagcaGTCTCGGGCCTCCCagttccccagcagcaggagtttgggtgtgtaggggctcagggctgggggttggggtgcggggtgatGCTTatcaggggaggggaggcactCCCCAGAAGGGCAACAGCAACTCCCCTCTTTCCTAGTTCCACGTGCTGTctccgcctgcaggcaccaccccgacagctcccattgtccacggttcccagccaatgggagctgcacaacCGGAACCTGGGGCAGAGCGGAgacagcacatggagctagggtcattgcttcccaggagctagatagggagcctgccccagccccccatggCACCCCCTGGGCCAtgactccacacacacccccgagcACTGTGGAATGCCCCTCCCAGGCCGCAacacctctcccctgccccccgggcCGCCCTCCcattttagtcaggggtatatagtaaaagtcatggacaggtcacaggctgtgaatttttgtgaATATATTCACTAGAGTAAAATGAACTAAATTGAGCTAAATTGATGATGCTGTCACCATTTCCCAATGTGAGACTGTTCTAGTCTTACAATCTCCCTGCGACGAAGCTTTCCCTGAATTCTGCCTAAAGTggtgctgttttttaaatttaatcctATCACTCCTTCCTGCTACTACTGCCCTCTTTTACTACCCTCATTGAGACTGTAGGCCCCAAGGATGGAGAGGAATCCCTGCTTGAGCAGCGGAGAGTTCCAACGGTAGCAGCGGGTGGGGGAAGCCCTTAGCAGCCTAGCTCTGTTTGAtctgggggtgggaagaagaTCCCAGAGCCAGTATGGAGGCACTTATTACTTGTGTTGCCATAACACCTAGGCGCCCCAGCCATGAACCAGAACCTCAtagtggtaggcactgtacaaacatcagAAAGAGTCCCTGCCATGAAGTACATGGCATGAAGACACAAGAGGCCTCTGAAGTTACCCAGGGCCTAGACCAGTGCCTGGTGACTTCCATTGTACTCGTCCAGTGCCAAAGAGAGACTTAGACACAGCTGTGAGTTGAGTATTCACTTCAAACTTTTAAAATTAGATACCAATTTAAATACCATTAAAATGAACCACTGTGTTTTAAATGTATGTCATACAGGCCTGGGCTGCGAGCTATATACCCACATGGTGCCCGGGCACctgcaatattcagagcccagttccaccaatgtttggggccgggtctctccactggccccacctgccacccccctgtGCCTCCCCAGAGTGCCTcccagccccagagggagcagagtgtccctgcctcttccgtgcagctccatgctgcctccctgcagcaactgctgcttcagggtcctagtgcccccactCACTGCCAGGGCaaactgactctgagcctgcccttccccctcaaacCCTGTCATTTTCCAAAGGGGACCCTCCAGCAGCACGGGGGGACCCCTTGCCCCCCCCAGTCACTGCTCCACCCCTTTGATCTGTTGAACTTTAACACAATCACATAGTCCTATTACATATAGAAGGCCTCTTCTCCCACTATCCTAAAACAATTTTGCTGTACTGTGCTGGCAGGTATCTATTCAGCATCCCTGCAGCGCTCCAGTGACTGACCAGGATCTCAAAATTCTGGGGTGATTTACCTGATCATTTTTGAGCATGGGTTGCAGTGTAATTTTTatcctgtattaaaaaaaatgaaatagttTCTTTACTTACTTGGCCAGCAAATAATGAAGTGTTTCTTCCATCACCTTCCCAATCCCAAGTTGATCTATTTCAGTCATCGAATAGTATTTAATACCCAGAGATTTCAGAATACAGCTGAAAGAGACATGGCAGACACATTAACTGCTTATGAATGCAACTAAAAGTACATTGTTTTTTCAGCATTTTGTAAATGCACTGACCTCTGAAATATTATCTTCCATCAGAGAACTAAGTACAAATATTAAGtactttttacattttaattctGCTTACAAATTATCAACTAGATGAATGAATTATAAAGGCAAGAGTGGGGGGTAAAGTATTCTGCTTATATTGAAGAGCTTAATTTTTGAACTTGGGTACCTGAGCACATCTATAGGCACCTAATCTTTATTGGTTATATTTGAAGTATGTTTTTAGTTTGGAATTTGGATGCATTAAGTCACCATTTAGATGCCTACAAATCAATATTTAAGTTCTTAAATTTggatttaaaatatatgtatttataCATGTGCTGGTTTAGGCAAACAGAGGAAGGGATGGGAGCAATAGCTGGACAGGCAGGAGTTGATCGAAGATAGTTTTTGATTGGAGAAGCAGATGACTGAAGATGAAAGAACCAGTTGGGTGGGTGAGGATAAGAGAGGAGGCAAAGAAAAGCAGGGAAAGCTAAGGAGATGATGTAGAGAGGATGGATTGGGCAGTAGAGGACAAGGAGACAGACCTGTGAGACACCGACTGGGGTGAAAAAGATGAAATGTACAGAGTAGGGGATGGACAGGAAGGTGGGAGTTCTTGCTGGATTGCATCTTTTCTCTTTAGAGAAATTGGAGACTCCTCAGCACAGGATAGCAGCAGGCAGCTGGTTTGAGGAGAGAGCCAAAGGTAGAGGAGAGATGTTGatggctgtgggtgcaggcttcATTCAGTCAGCAAAAAGGGGTTGAGCAGTTTGGGAGGAAGTCTTCGTAGTCACTGGATTTCCCCCCAACATTTCACTCATGAATGTGAGTGGAGGAATCAGATATgaaaggaggggagggaaatcaCTTCTGGTGAATGTAGCTTGATCTTTTGAGGTGAGATGATATTTAAAGATAGTGTCTGCTCCCTGCAGTTCTTGATTTATATATTGCAGATTTTGTCCATTGGCTGTCTGTCTTTGGGGAAGGTGGGCCTATTTTCTGCTTTATTTtctcttatcatagaatcatagatcataaAATCTagggctgaggcaggaccaagtaaacctagaccatccctggtaggtgtttgtctaatctgttcttaaaaacctccaaagacAGGGaatctacaacctcccttggaagcctgttgtAGTCCTTAACTATCCTTTATAGTTAAAGTTTtccaaatatctaacctaaatctctcttgttgcagattaagcccataacttcttgttctatcttcagtggacagGCAGAGCAGtagatcaccgtcctctttataacagccattaacatctttgaagactattatcagaTCCTCCCTCAGTCtacttttctcaagactaaacaaacattttatttttaacatttccttGGAAGCCAGGTTTTCTAAcacttttctcatttttgttgctgtcctctggacacACTCTGATTtagccacatctttcctaaagtgaggtgcccagaattggacacagtactccagctgagggttCACCAGGGCCAGGTAGAgctggacaattacctcctgtgtcttacatacaaacACTCcattaatataccccagaatattAGACTTTTTCCACAACTGCTTCACAttattggctcatattcaatttgtgacccacAATATcccgctccctcctcccccgccccacaccccgATTATTTTCTGCAGTatactgcctagccagttgttTCCAAATCACATCACATGAAGCCTCACACTGGTCAAGGAGGCACCTACTTTGCAGTCTGCAGCAACACCACACATCCATTTAGGCAAGGGAAATGTGGCATTTGAGCACTACTGAGAGAGGAACTAGACTTACTGTTCAGCATCGTCCACATCTCTTAGTCCAATATACACAATGTCTTCAGCAGAGAGGCACGGGGTTATCCACGAGAATCCTGGAATATCAGGCATCTCAGAGGATCAAAAgaggttttatttttactatgttaCTCCCACAATAAACAGCCTCATCCTCaaagtggggtgggatggggagaatAAGGCTTACTTCTTAAAAAGCCCAAAATGTGAGTGTAGAAAGGTTGGATGGCTTGAGAGCAGCCTGAAAATCAAACCTTGCCCCAAATCAGAGCCATAGGACACTGGGTCCTTGGGGGTCCTCCTTTACCATGGCTCAGGGCATGATCAGGGCAGAGACTGCCAGGCTTCTTACCCACAGGAGCCATGGATGATCCACGGGGGAGAAGGGGTCCCAATATGAGGAAATAGGTGGGTGGGTTCCATTAATAATTCTAAATATTACAGGAGTAATTGGGGGAGCAGAGGATGAGCAAGAACCCACATCTGTTTAGGGCGAGTTTCCAAGATACTTGCAATGTAAAGAGGTGATGGCAATTGTATTACCTTGTCCTTCAGTTCCTTTAGCAGGAAAGCCACAGGCTGCCCATGTATGTTCCCAGATAATGATGTCAATGGAGTGTTAATATCAGTGTGGGCATCAAACCAAATTACACCAAGGTCAGGGTGAATCTTTGCATGGCCAGATATGCTTCCAATTCCCAAGCTGAATAGACAGAGAGTTGTGGGTAAACACAGGCATTACATGGCACAGCACATAACATATTTTCCTTCTCACAGCACCATGCTAAACTTATTTGTAGAAGTATTTGTTGTTGTAAAATATTCTCTGAGGATGAAAATCTGCAGCCTGCTATGCGGCCAAGGAAGGCTCCTCATGCACTGGAAATGCTATATTTCTTCTATGTGGGGAGAAGCCAGGAAGAGGAAGGCTGGAAAAGGAAAGGGTGTGGCTTCCTGTGTACTATGGAGTTGAGCTCGGGGTCAACACTCTCCCAGAAGCACAGGGCAAAACACTGGAACATTGGCAGGAGCATGGCTAGTGAGTTCACATACTGCACAGATGCCCTGGTCCACAATGGTAATTTGGGCCCTGATCCAGAAAAGCACTCAAGCATGTGTAGAACGTGAGTTGTCCTCTTCACTTTGCCGGGAGTACACAAGTGCCTAAAGATGCACAGTTTGAATAGTCCCAATGAAGTTAATGAGACTCTTCCTTGTTGAGACCTGGCCTGAAGTAATTAATACCTGTGTGGAGGCCTCATTCTTTGGAGGAGGGAGAACACCCAGGGAACTATTTACTATGAATTAGATAACAAGGGACAAAGTAAATTAGGAGTGTAGAGAATGAGGTAAAGAGGAAGTCTAAAATGGACAGCATGTGGCTAGAGCATGTGTTACTGGGATCGGTTCCTACAGATTAACCAATCTGATCCTAAAGTGTGTGATGCAGTGTCTAGTAAATGTAATGAGATGTATGAATGTGTACAAAGAAAAATAGTTTCTGTATAACTTTGGAGCTGTGATGTTCTCTGATCAACTCAGCGTAGCATTGCTGTATGCCAAATTATGATACCTGAGTGACAAAATCTAGAGTCAACTGAGATCTTGGGAAGCTGACTGAAACGAGAGCTCCGAGGGAATCCCAACACTATTTACATTCTTTAAAGCTATGTTCatgcttgagtgctttgctggatcagcacTTTGGTAAACAGCCACATTAACTACCCAGCCTTCCCTTACTGGAACTATTTGCACTGCATAAAATTAGGGACCCAAATCTACATAAAACTTCAAGGTTAACCTCTGCTGCAATGAGGGTTCctcatacattttttaaatgcaaacacTGCTGTGTAGGAAACAGCCTTGGCTTGTTTGAATGGCTCATTATTTTTTCTACCAACCTTTTAAAAGGGGTGTTGGAATAGGGAAAGGCTTTTGATCAGATTTAACAGACAGCTGCTAGTCTTGAAACTGAACTGAAAGGACTTAGCTAAAAATGAACTGGCTCTTCATTTGGGTAGTTTGTGCAGTTCTGAAAGCCACTCATGCTTTTATACAGACAAGTATAACAAAGGACCTGTGATCCCCGCCAACTACCACACAGGTTCTTCCATCCTTCTTCACTTCTGCCACAGCGCTGGCTAGCTTCTCGTTTGCACACCCAACAGTTCTGGGATTTTTCGCATTATGACATGGTCTGTCATTGGGAATGTCATCAAACTGCAAGGCTCCATAATCTTTAACATCACACCCTGTGATTAGCACAGTGGAAGGAAAAAGGTAAAGGTCACAAGGAAatacagttttcatttaaaatttcctgTTCAAAACAATTGAACATTATTGTGTAGCAGGTAATTTGCAACGCTATTTTATGCTtagatgtgtttttttgtttgcatCTTAATCTATAACTCTGCTTTTCTTCTTTAGCTCCTTATTGAGCAGCTTCTAACCCAACTCACCCATTTGCCTAGGTTACCATTCTGAAAATCCGGAGGCTGGAGCTTACACTGCTATTACTAGCATGGCTTCCAGAGGCCTATGTGTAGGAGAGCAAACTTTCACCCTCCTGAGTAGCTAGGAGATGGTCAACAAGGGCAGGTGAGGAAGGAGCTAGCCGCTAGCTTACAGGGAAGGGAGCTCTTGGAGGCAGGGATTGGTGTTTTGTTCTGTGGTTGTAGAGCACCTAGCTCAATGGAGTCCTGAACTCCAAGGTGCTGCAGGAATACCAATAATAATGGTGCACTGGTTACAGTGTTGTCCTAGTTTTGAGAGTCgctggttcaattccctgctctgctgcaggctgCCCGTGTAACCTTAGGCAAGTGACTTTGTTGGTCAGCACCTGAGTTCCCCTGCTGAAAAATGGGGCTAATAACACTTCTCTACCTCCCGGGTGCCGTGAGAATAAATACATCGAAGACTGTagagcactcagatactacggcaaggggggccatataagtaccaggTAGGCAGCAGTGTACAAGTACAAGGCAGCGCTCCGTCAGATGGGGAGGCAGCAGTTCATTCAATGCTAAACAAATGTTGGGTTCTGCTACTTCTGCAGAGTTCTAAGCCTCCCAAGCTCCACTGGGGCTGTGACACAGGGAGCTTCCCTCCGCTCCATAAGCATTTTCAGAACATCTCTCCAGTGGTTTTGAgcttggaggggtggggatgggaaacATATTTTCAGCCTAAGCCTGTTTTTTTCATTCACACACGTTTGAAAGGCCAGGCTTGATATATAGTTAGCCCTCCTTTGGTTAGACTTCACAAAATATAAAGTTATACTGTAAGCGACtgtgtggcagggggaggggaatctaCTTTTTGACTTACAAAGTGAGTATCTGCTAAGATGACATCGCCAGAAATCTAAAATAAATACATGCTTTTCCTGgccaaggggaggggcagggtagaATAGGGGCTTCTGGGTCAATTTGCATGGAGAAGGTAAGTGTCTCAAAACACTTAAGGAATCCTGTCGGGTGACAAATAATTGTGAGCACAAAACTTGTACAGCTTCTGTGATTTTTAGGCACTTTGCAATTTTCTGCAAATTTTCAAACATAGtgttttggttttatttaaaCGTTTCCGTCATTTTCTTTCATTAAAGATGCCAGAGCATTGCTTGGGTACTTGTTGGTGTGTTTATAATGGATAATGTTAATTGTATTTAAATTTGtgttttccatttgaaaaataCCTTGATCTGTTAGTTTCTTAATCAGGCCAGCTTTCTTCACCGCTTCCGGCCCTTCTTCCGTTCCTGGCCGTGCCTATTAATAAGAAATATAAGAAGTCAGGCAGATCATGTACCTGAGCAATTATGTTATAGAAAAATCTGTTTTGGAGCAGAATTTACATTAAACAACACATTCTGTGCAAATGTGCTGCTCTAAAATAATTTGATTGGAAGAAAAACAAGTATAGCACCTATTCTGTTCTGATGTAAGTACAGGAGGCAAAAATCTCTCCAGGAAAGAAATCTGGGTCCCTCTCCTGCAAGCTGATCCATGCTGAAACGAATCAGGCTCTGCATGGGTCCACCCACATAGACCCAGGTACAGGATCGGGGCTGTAGTTGAAATAGGGCACAGAAAACAAATTGCTGTAATAGATTCATGGGTGCACATAACTGCACCTTAAGGGACCCCAGGCCCGTGAAAAGTAGTTTACAAGCATCAAACAGAATCTattttgaaagaagaaaaaaaatcgcCCTTTATTCTAATTTTTCAGGTAACGGAACATCAGCCATTCTCTGTGTTTGAACAGTTCTATCAGCTAACAAAATTGATCTTTTTCACATCCAACCTGGCCTAGGAATTCTCAAGCATGACCTCTGGTCATTTCAAACAAGTGAAAGCAAAAATCATTGTCCTCTTGTATATGTTTtgttctagatgaaattactgaaAGCTtctatctaagggcttgtcttcatagCATGCTATATCGGTGCTGCTGCGATTGATGCAGCAgcgtcgatttagtgggtctgatGAGGATGCGATAAGTCGATAGGTGAGCGCTCTCCCATGGACATAATTAATCCACTTGAACAAGAGGCAGAAGTTACGTCAATGGGAGAATGTATCCCACCAACATAGCTCAGTGTAGACACCGCATTAAGTCGATGTAAGTTACGTCGCTCGTGCGGGAGGGGTTTACACCCTGAGCGACGTAACTTTCAtcgacttaagcagtagtgtagacaaggcattagTTACATGCAAGAAAAAGAACAGTTCTGGATGTAGGGAATGTTAACAATACTGAAACAAACATTCACTACAAGGTTCACAAGAGCATTTATATcttttgcatccgacgaagtgggtattcacccacgaaagctcatgctgcaaaacgtctgttagtctataaggtgccacaggattctttgctgcttttatatctTTTGTAAGGGTAACGATTTCTTCTATTGCCTATTACATTGAAAAGGAGATGATCATTTTCTTtatcattaaaaataattattagcCAGCTCTGAGACTGGAAATGAACTCATTTTGCCATAGAGAGCAACTGCTGTATTGTGCCCAGTCTATCTGCCTGATACATGTGTAGCTCACactgacattaatgggagttTAGTTGTTTTAAAGGTAAATTGGCTCCTTTTCAGATCTACAGATAAAGATTTGTCAGAGGCCGACTGCTTGGGAAACTTGGCAGCTGGACCAGAGGAGGgacacagccagggccggctctagaccccagcgcgccaagcaagcgcgtggggtggcattttcccggcagggcggcaggcggctccagcggaccttccacagtcatgcctgtgggaggtccaccggagccgccggaccagcggacctcccccaggcatgactgcggagagtccgctggtcccgcggctcaggtggacctcccgcaggcatgcctgcggaagctccactggagccgtgggatcagcggaccctctgcaggcacgtcccccggagccgcgggaccggcgcccggcagcgcgccccctgcggcatgccgccctgcttggggcggccggattactagagccgcccctggacacagCAGCCTTTGAAGTTTGTCTCCTTGTTCCTCTGAAGTAACCCAGCTTCAGAGGGGAGAATTACATTTCTCTTCTAGCCAAGCTCCAgcacagagctgtggggggctgcTTTAGAGTTtgacttttaattaaaaagttgAAATGGGAACTGACTGACTGGTCCCAAAGTAGTGCTTTAAGTACAAGCTACATTTTAAAGCAGCCCAGCTGTCTTTGAAGTGCACAGcacagctgcatgagggaggacAGACTGCAGGAGGCCTCAAAGGCACAAAACAGGTAGATTTAAATAGCTCCCCTGTGCCTGGATTCAGCAATGTCCTTTCTGTAGCACTTCGCGGCTAACACCGCTCAGTCCTTCATTATAGAAATAAGTTGGAAGTTTGACACTCCAGATTCAGGACATCATCATGCAAGGCTCCACTCATGTTTATGAGCTCTACTTATCAGAGCcatccccttgacttcaatgaaacCATGTGTGCGCATGAGAATTACTTGTATGAGCAAGACTTGCAGGACTCAGTTATTGGCAGTGGAAAATGAGAAGGGAACATGCAAACTAGGATATGAATTATTGCCTGGAGACAGCTGGATTCAATGGAGACGTCCAGGTaacattaataaaatatattattttagttacagtagcacctacaaGCCCCAGCTAAGATTAGTTATTTATATTGTCCACAttactgagcacctcacaatctttaatgtgctTATCGTCACAACATCCTGTATATAGTAAGACCTAGTctttgccctgaagagtttacaatctaaataggacAAAAAGTGGGAGAAAAGAAGTATTGTCATGTTACAGATAAGGAACTGAGGCTCagaaagattaaatgacttgcccaggttacataggaagtctgtggcagagcatgacctgaacctaggtctcctgagtaCCAGTCCAGTGCCAGAAATACAAAACAAAGTTGTCATAGTTTATTCCCATCTGTTCTTATCTTTCTACTACAAACTATTTCACGGTGGAAAGAGATACTTTATCTAACACCAAAATgagttttttaaacaaacacatttaaaatgaaatagctATATTCTAAGACCAGTATGTCATAAGAGAAACAGCCATGCTGAATCAGACCAGTGTTCCATCTACACCCATATCTTGTctccagggatagctcagtagtttgagcattggcctgctaaacccagggttgtgtgctcaatccttgagggggcctttagggatctggggcaaaaatctgtctctggagtggtcctgctttgagcagggggttggacttgaggtcccttctaaccctgatattctatgattgactGGTACCACTTAACTGGGCTAGAAGAGAAATGTAATTTTTCCCCTTAGAAGGTGGAGGAAACCCTAAAATAGGTAAATATGGAATAACTTGCCCCCATAGAGTAAGTTTCTTTTTAACTGCATCAGTTATCAGCTATACTTATGCTCAGAAACAAGAGGGTGTATATAACTTATAAATGTTGAATCCtatctgattttcaaaggggtgGAGCACGCACAGGGCCGTTGCAGTGTATAACTAAGATATTCACATGTGCAAATGTTAGGAATTTCATTTTCTATGTTGCTTAACAGATTCCACTCCACACACACTTTAAATTCCTTGCTTGTTATTGGgggttttctttgtgtgtttTTGAGATGTGATAATGTCTGAAAGTGATCAGCTCCCACTGCTGGAGCCAGATCTTCAAAAGCACTTGGAACATTGGAgcctgagctcttttgaaaatctggccctacattATACACATTCATTCTGGGACCTGGGACCCCAGAGGCTGCAACTGTTTACACATCACAATATTGTAGGCTAATTAAGAGAGAGGGTGAAAGAAAAGCAAGTCCAGCTAACACCTCTGAGTACAAGCAGCCCAGCCAAAGCAGAACGTTATGTATTGCATGTTTGTATCAGTCTAGACATTATAATTTTTTGTGATACTTGGGGTAAGTTTTTCTAAGGAATGGATTGCAGAAATGGAGTAACTCTCAAAAAGAATACATGGGCATGTTACTTTAAttagtgcagaggttctcaaacggGGAGTTGGgaccccctcagggggtcacgaggttattacctggggggttgcgagctgttagcctccaccccaaacaccacTTTGCCTCCAACCTTTAtattggtgttaaatatataaacaagtgtttttaatgtataaggtgtgtggggggggtgtcgcactcaaaagcttgctatgtgaaaggggtcaccagcagtggcgtagccaggttttcagggtagggggagcaaaaaacattaaaaaggcacCCCCCGCTTAGCTCCccccctctggccacgcccccagaccagactccccacccacccacccacccccgctcACCTTCGCTCCTGCGCTTCCAAACTGGCTTGCTGCCCTGCGGCTCCTCCGGCCATGCGACGGGCAGCACAGCCGGCAGGCACCGCTTCTGCGCTGGGCTGCCGCTGCCGCCCCGTGGCTCCTCCGGCTGTGCAGCTGGCAGGCACCGCTTCCGCGCCTGCCGGCCTGAGcggaagcagctgcttctgctGAATCCCACCAGCTACGCTActggtcaccagtacaatagcttgagaaccactgaattagtgCATGTAGGAGGGGAATGCCCTCACCCTCAGGTGCACTTTACAGTTTGGAAGTGGAGTGTGTAGAAAGAGAGTGGGCTGGTAACAGGGGCAAGCACATGCCAGGCTGGAAAGAGAATCTGTTTCTTTTCCAGTGTGTGTAATTTTGTTTCTGAGACACAGCTGAACTGGGCTACAGCACAGGGTAATGCTGCTAGCTGAATAAAAAGGGACTGAAGACTATGCCCTTACAGCAGGCTGaagagggcagggctggctccagaccccagcgcgccaagcgcgtgcttggggcggtgtgcTGCGGGacggcggcaggtggctccggtggacctcccgcaggcacgcctgcggatgctccaccagagccgtgggaccagcggaccctccgcaggcacgtctgcaggaggttcaccggagccgcgggaccggcgaccgccagagcgccccctgtggcgtgccgccctgcttggggtggtgcaattcctagagctgcccctggaagAGGGCAGGGTTTTTCCTAAGGAAAAGCT encodes the following:
- the LOC120402122 gene encoding arginase-1-like isoform X1; this encodes MGTSERVESLPSKGRDLFHFGEIPEGKVCGRMSVKPKTSAGIIWAPFSKGQARPGTEEGPEAVKKAGLIKKLTDQGCDVKDYGALQFDDIPNDRPCHNAKNPRTVGCANEKLASAVAEVKKDGRTCVVVGGDHSLGIGSISGHAKIHPDLGVIWFDAHTDINTPLTSLSGNIHGQPVAFLLKELKDKMPDIPGFSWITPCLSAEDIVYIGLRDVDDAEHCILKSLGIKYYSMTEIDQLGIGKVMEETLHYLLANKKRPIHLSFDVDGLDPSLTPATGTPVPGGVTLREGIYVAEELYRTGLLSAVDIMEINPCLGKTQEGVDSTVNTAVSIILSCFGKAREGSHSSSYRIPKPQKSI
- the LOC120402122 gene encoding arginase-1-like isoform X2; the encoded protein is MGTSERVESLPSKGRDLFHFGEIPEGKVCGRMSVKPKTSAGIIWAPFSKGQARPGTEEGPEAVKKAGLIKKLTDQGCDVKDYGALQFDDIPNDRPCHNAKNPRTVGCANEKLASAVAEVKKDGRTCVVVGGDHSCILKSLGIKYYSMTEIDQLGIGKVMEETLHYLLANKKRPIHLSFDVDGLDPSLTPATGTPVPGGVTLREGIYVAEELYRTGLLSAVDIMEINPCLGKTQEGVDSTVNTAVSIILSCFGKAREGSHSSSYRIPKPQKSI